The Macaca fascicularis isolate 582-1 chromosome 13, T2T-MFA8v1.1 sequence ttttcctaaaagtGACACGCTCCCTTGATTCCTTTTTGAGAACATATCTGTCAAATATCCAAGTCTGAATAATTAACATTTCTTTTCAAGTTGAAATTGCATTTCATGAAAAAAGTGGCTAGTTCGGCTCACAATGCAATTACACAGGGGCTTTTCCTTTGTGAACTGGCACACATAAGCGTTTTTCTCCTATTTCCCCATGCGTCCCACTGAATCTGAAAAACCATGTATTCAAAGGTTGAGCTTTGGGTTCTGCTGCCCTGACTTGTGCTAAGAAGCCCCAGTCCCACGCATCATTGTGTTTGTACCACCAGTGAAAATGTCAACAACTGGAAGGAAAAGAACTCTAAGTATACTTACCACAATAGTTTTTTCTCATGGACCCTCGAAAGGGCCTTGGAAAGTCTAAGGGTAAGCTTAGATCTCACTGTGCCAACTGCCAAGCCAGGGCAACCCTCTGGTTGCAGACAGTGAGAGGAGACTCCAGACAGCGAGGTGACTGCAGGCGCTGGGAGGGAGTCACCCCGAGCCTGAGGGGAAGTGTGATGCCAGCAATCCTCAACCCCAGTTCTCTCCAAACCATGCTGACAACCCCTGAGACACAGCCTAGCCAAGGGCCCCAAGCGGTGGGTGCATTTCTATTAGTTGACTAATAAACGTGAATTAATTGCATCACCCTTGAAAACATCCCAGCATTTAAATGCCCGTTGTCTTATTGTGGAGCTGTGCTCTAAGCCATCCAAGGACTTCACGAGGCACAGggcacagaaagataaagcaGTGTAATTCCTTTGGAGGTGGTATTAGTCTGCAGAGTTAAGAGGCCACCTGCGTGCAGATGACAGGGAAGCAGGGTCATGTAGGCTTGTGGCTAGGCCCAGTGCAAGCCCTCTATGAACAGCCTGTATGAGCAGCATGGGGTGGGGATGGAAGGGGAGGGTGCACTGAGACTGTCGTCTGTCACACAGGCATGTTTTATAAACGTACACCTGGCTGTGCATGCCTTGATAATGCACTGTGAGAATAGAAGCTGTCCATTCCTATTTAGACAAAAAGGAATAGGTCAGACAGCAAACACAAGGGGAAGAAAGTCAAGTTTCATTTCTGGAGAAGGCATTCCCAGGCCAGAACCACGCTGTGTTGACCTTGAGAATGGAGCCAGACAAGTGCATCCATGGAAGGAAAATTAAAGTCCTTCAAGGAGCTGCTGGGCCAGCAAGCCCTCCAGCACCCGGTCACTGCCCTGCCCTGGGGCCCATCCCCcacatcctcctcctctcctACGCTGATGAGAAAATTCACACAGCGGGAGAGCAAGCCTCCAGTCACTAGAGAATGGCCTGCCTGGGATTGGACGAAGCGATGTTTTCCCAGCACCCCGGAGGCCCTGTTTTTCCCCAGGACCTGTAACCCTCACCTCCTGACTTACTTCCCTCGCAGCCTCAAGCCCAGGCTCTGGCGTGATCTCTACAGCAACTATCTGCGATGGCTGTGCATTGCCGGCACAGGGGTGAGAGCTAGTGTTTCTGGAGACCCACActggggtttgaacccaggcTCTGCACATGTGACTGGAGgtatttccttatctgtaaaatgggaacaaactTATCTGTCAGTCAGGGTTGTAAGGTTTACAACAGTTAGCACAAAAAGAGcattttgggccgggcatggtggctcatgcctgtcatcctagcactttgggaggctgaggcaggaagatcacttgaggtcaggagttcaagatcagcctggtcaacatggtgaaaccccatctctactgaaaatacaaaaattagctggatagggtggtgggcacctgtcattccagctacttgggagactgaggcaggaaaattgcttgaacctgggaagtggaggtcgtagtgagccaagattgtgccactacactccagcctgggcaacagtgggaGACCCcctctcgaaaaaaaaaaaaaaaaaaaaaggattctgaaCAGGGCCTTGTCTGTACTATAAGTGGTATCTATGATTACAATTGTTAAGTAAAGAATAATTTTCAGAGTGGCTTGCAAGGACATCTAGGAAGATGATCTGCCTTCCAAGGTGGCTTCTCTCTTCTGTCCCTATGAGCCTGTGTACTCCCTATAGCTCTCACCACCTGTATACCACGCTGTTTCTCACTTCCATATGACGCTGGGCCTTCAGCTTGGTCTCCTCTCCCTGGAGCAGTCTTTACCAACCTCTTCCCTCTGCCCCGCCACCAGCCCTCAGGGGAGTTAGGAATTCATCATCATTTCTGCCTTGTCAGCCTACATATCTCCCTGTCCTTCTCCAATCCACAACACGGGAATTGTCTGTTTACCACTGAAGTGTGCCAGTATGGATGCTCGGGCCCGTGACCTCTTCAGTTTTGTGTCTAGCACAGGATCTGGTGGAGAGTTGGTGACCAATAAATAACGCTCATCGGAAGAGTATATGgactgctttcttctttcttgcttttttaaaaaagtaacaggACACGTCAAATCTCAAGCCCTCTCCACCAGTCTATGCATCCCATCCCCAGTCTCTCCCTCCATGGCCCACTTCCCATGCACTTGCCAGAATCTGAGTTTCAAGTACACAGATCTTGGTTTCCCACATGAAGGCTATCACTGGTGGTTTAGAGCAGAACTTTCTCCTCCGTAACGTGTTTCCACATGAATGCCAGTAGCACTGCACAGAAGCAAATTATTATTGCTTATATGCAGGGGTGAAAACAGATCATCTTATGACTCTAGGAGAGAATGATCCAGGTTTCCAAAACAATTAGTTGGTTTTTCAATAACATATTCATAGCGAAAGTGTCTACAAATGCTATACTTTTCTAACCAAAACCAATTCCTTTGTGTGACTCAGTTCCAACAGAAGGGTAGGCGGATGGGGGGCCGCACTGCCAGTGGAACAAACACCAGGGGGAGCTAAAGGGCAGCCAGTAAGCAAACCTGAGACTGACTGGGTCTTCCCTGGACATAAGGGTGTGGAGGTGGCCTCCTGGCAGAGCGGAGGTAGGGCTGATGAGCACTGACCATCTGAGATACTTTCTAGCTCTGTCTTCAATTTTTCATAAGATTGTGATCTTCGGTAAGTCTTTTGATCTTCACTTAGCCAATTCACAAGTAGATACTTAGGGGCCAACATGAATTTAGCTACAGCTGCCCCCAATACTCTAAGCTGCCTAAAGGAATCTGCTGCCAGAGTTTGTTTGTATTCTGCAAGCCATTCATAACTACGTGGGTTTGCCTGCATATATTCAGGTGAACAGGAAGGAGCGAGGTCGGCACCTGGCATGTAAACTGCTGATGCTGAGATACCAACTTATACAAATGAAACTTTTTGTTTATACAAATTGAGCCACGCTATGGTTACATGTTCTTAAAATAGTAGATACACAATCTGATCCACAGGACCCTAGACAAAAcaataaagataatttgaaagAAATTTCCAGGCATGTTCTTCAGTTGTTATTCTACCGTTCTTAAAGGCATGCAAAATAAATTAGATTTGGATACtagaaattaacaaagatataaCTGGCATTTCAAGTTTCCCAGAAACATGGACTTCTCAGTGTCTTTCATGCTCTCTTCCAAATTCTAGGGTTTACAAGATTCTGGTCAGGGATATTTACGCAGAAATAAAGGACAAGGGACTGCTCACTGGCATGCAAGAGCAATCCAGATCTTCACCTCTGATGCAGAGgtgtttaaaacaaaaccaaaccggAAGCAAGTTACTGCCTGCTTCAAGCATAATACTTAAATTCCTTCTCTACATTATTAATATTGGCcctcagaaatgagaaagaactGTGGTGTTATTTCACCCCGGGGACCTCTAAACCACTGCTTCTTCTTAATAAATTGCAGGCTGCTCTGCTCTGGCTTTGGCTACAAGCTTATGTGACACATGGACTGTGTTATTATGAGCCTGCTGTAATGTCAGCACAGGGACACAGGGACCCCAGACCTTGATTCCAGACTCactatcttgtttttttttttttttaactttaaaaatatttctcatttagCCTCACGCCCAAGGACTTCTGCTGAGCTGAGGTCTGGGCTTCTGAGCCTGCCTACAGTGGCTTCACCCTATCCTAAGACAACTCTGGAACATGGGCCACTCTTCCAGGACGCAGAACAACTAATGGATCCACTTAAAATGAAGACAACAAATTTTACTTATTTGCAAAGAGGGAGCAACATTCCCTGAATGTCGCTTCCAGACCAGTTATGACCTAACACTGCCTACTGTGAGAGTGTACAGGACATGACTGTCTTACATCTGGACTTGAGGCTGATGCTGTATTTGATTCACATTTGTTTTACTGCTCCTAGTACACAGTCAAGCACATATTAGGGGTTAAACACATATTTGTCAAAAGAATTAGCCTAAAGGGCCAAGCTGCTTGCTGACCGGTGCAGCAATGGAATTAGCCTGGGAACGGGGGTAGTTCTGGGAGCAAAGGAATCTGAAACTGCTGAGGGAGAAAGCCCAGCTATGGGAACACAAGAGCCTGGGTATCTCTGGCAAGACAAggtgagaggctggggcaggtagGGAAGTGAATGTGATCCAGCCAGGAAGGGGAATTCTGAGGAGGGCCAATGCTGGCCCATCTGGTGCAGAACCTACACCACTCTGCAGGAGGCAAATGTATTTGAACCCTGCCATGCCCCCATCAATCAAAAAAGATTAGAACTGGCATTTTACTTCAAAACTAGGAAGACATAGCGATGGCTCATGTTGTGTGCCATCTTGGCtaggccacagtgcccagctggttggtcaaacactagtctagatgttgctgGGAAGGTGTTTTTAAGATGTGATTAACAGTGAAATCACTAGACTTTGAGAACAGCAGACAACTCTCACAATGCAGGTGTGCTTCCTCAAGCCAGGTGAATGCCTTAAGAACAAAGACTGAAGTTTCCTTAacaagaaattctgcctcaagacaGCAACACAGAAGCTCCGCCTGAGTTTCCCATCTGCTGGTCTGCACTACctatttcagacttgccagcctTCACGATTATGAGAGTCaagtccttaaaataaatctttctctGTATAGACACATATCCTCCTGGTGTGagtctctggagaaccctgactgatacaggaGTCGGGAAACAGATGTGCTCCAGCGCTCTTGACAGGGATGTGAAGACAGAgcctggcagggagggaggaagcccAGGTGTTGTGTGTTATTTACCATCTTGGAGAAGGTCCCCGGTAGGTGCACTGGCAGAGCCCCAAAGGTTGGATATGCGCCAACAGTTGGGAGGCCAGAACTTATGCTCCCATGGGAAAGATGTTCCCAACAGCAGCTGGGCTCTTCTCAGAGCCCACAGTAACCAACATGATCTTCATGCACCCTGCTCTTTGGAGGTGATGCCCTGATTGAGCAGCTCTTGCTTTcctgcatcctcctcctcctcttgttcCCTTCCCATATTCCCACTGCAAGATGGGTTCACCCGGCTTTCGGGGCCCGCCTGGGAGCCTATCCATGCAGACTGCGGTTTCTATGGGATACGAAGTCTGAACAGCGAGAAGGGCACCTGGGGCAAGGGGCGGCGCTTTCCTTCCACTGCCCACTGGCATCAGCTATGGGGAGGACCCTTCTTGTTTCCCAGCATTCCCCAAATCCTTGCTCTAAGAGTCCCCCGAAGAGTACGTCCGCTGTGACCCCAGAGAGATTCATTCTGCGCCAGCAAGGGGAAATCACCTGAAGAATCTCCAGCTAACATAAGAAACACCTGGTGTGGAGACCCCAGCCTGCCCCGCCAGTGAGATCCAGAGGCGCGCACGGAAAGAACCAGCTCCCAGGGACACACTGGCTCAAGACAAGGCGACCTGGTCCCCGCACTGAGACCTACCTATTTCCTCGCCCAAGGAGGAGTTGAGGATTGAGCCTGCAGACATGACGACAGCGCAGCTGCGCAAGCCGCGCGGGTGCAGCTGGCTCAGGGGCACGGCGGGCACCAGGCGCCGCCAGCCCAGCGCAGAGAAGGGCGCCTCGGTGCCGTCCAGCGTCCGCACGGGCGCGCGGCTCCGCAGCTGGCACAGTAGCTGTGCCCTGCTCAGCCCGGTCTCCCGCTTCCCGCGGAAGCGCACCCCGTGCTTGTTGGCGGTCAGGTAATCCTTCATCGCCTTCTGCAGGCGCGGGTTCAGCATTTTGGAGGAGACGTTCCCCTTCCAGAGCCGGTACAGGAAGGCCCTGGACATGGAGGAGTACAGCCTGTCGCCGTCGTCGCCCTCCTCCAACACGTGGCTCCTTCTCTGCCTCCGGTGCCTCTTCTTCACCCGCCTCCTCTGGACCTGTGCAGCCGGAAAAGCCCCATCCCGCGGGCCTGGCTCCCTGGGGGAAGGGAATCCCAATGTCCCCTGAGTGTGGCTGTGCCACCCTGGCTGCCCAGCAGCAAAAAAGTAGTCGTCATCCTCCGGGTAGAAAGCACTTTGAGATTTTCTTCCCACCTGGGATGAAAAAAACTCTTCATGTTCAAACCCATGTTGGGACTGGGCCCATTTCTGCGGGTCTCCAGGCCCCGCGTGAAAGGAACTGGCTGGGTGGGCGCGGGACAGCCCCTGGCGTGCGTCCAGACCCCCAGGCGGGGAGGGCTCGTGCGCGGCGCCCATGATGGCCCGCTGCTTCCCCTGCACCGGCAGGAGCCTCCTGGTCTCCAGGAAGGAGAGGGAGCTGGGCACAGGCTCAGCGGGGTTGCTGTCGGTGAAGTAGATGAAAATCAGCAAAAAGAGGAGCCCCCAAGCGAATATTCCGAAAAGCATTCCTTGTCTCCATTGCTTCAAGTGTGGTTTCATGGCAGGTCTCTGCGGTCAGCACCTTGTGTCTTAAAGCAGATGGGTGGCAGAATGAACCTGAAAAACAGCCAGATGGCACAGTTAGCCAACATAGGGCATCTGCTCAGATGCTGCTGGGGACATTCTATCCTGAGCAGTGTTTCTCTAGGTGGTGGAGTGGGATTGTAGAAGGGGCACTAGAAACCAGAATCATCCAGGAGTTTTAGCTAAATCCAGGTGTCATATCTGTCCCTGCCCCAACCCCACTTCCCACCAACCTCTGCAAAACAAGGGATCTCACCATTTCAGGTGAGTCTTTGGAGAGAGGCGATGGATGAGTGTATATTTGCAAAATCTTCCCCATGGGACTCAGGGACAAGTCCGCCTTCCCACTTTGATGAGACAGTAGGGCCCCTGCCCACAAGTTCCCCCTACTTTTGAGATTATAAAATTCCAATTTGATAAAGCAAACCCAGAGAGGTAAGCATAGTTTGCCCTCTCTTGCCTGCTTATCAGACCACCAAAAGCTCACAGCTCATAGATATTACAGTAGCTGCTGTGCACTTCTAAGGAGTGACAACCATATCTGATTCTTCCTGTTCTCCCCAGTCTGGAAGGCTGCCTAGAACATACCAGAAGTCCGCCGATGGCACTGAATAAAACAATGCTCCACTGACTGTGTCTGCGGGTGAATGTTATTTCAGGGTGCCTGAACGATGTCCCCAAGACTGCCCTCCTACTTCACCCTTACCATGAACTTTTGGTGAGATAAGAGGGAAGTACATTAAAACTTTAAATAGGAGGAGAGATGAGGAGAGAGCTTGCTGATTCTAGATGAGACTCAGAGAAAGGGTAACAAAAAGGGCAGAGATGAAAAGTAAGATACAGTGAAAGACAGAATGAACCGCTCCTCTGTGCAGTATTGCAACTAATATGTATTGCTACGTGGGTAGCACAGCACTTGGTaccaaaggaaacaataaaacattaataagaaATGCTCCTAACCTCAGGAACTTAAGCAAAGTCCTGGAAAGGGAAAATAACCTAAGGTATGTTtgtggaataataaaataataattaagctTGCTGGAACTTCAAGCTGAGTACAAAGCCCAGCACAGGCAGATATTCAATACATATTGGCTGGGTAAATGATGTGagcttgtgtttgtgtgtgttttgcagAGGGCCTTGTGTGTCTGTGGCAATGCATGGGTGTTTTGGTGGGGATGCTGAAAGAAGCAGCAAGACCATTTGGGGAAAACATAATTGGAAAGCTATCCGCTTCCAGCTGTGGAGGGTCTGTAGTCCCTACCTGGATGGGTGGGACACATGCCGTATTAAGACACAGGAGGAGACTGAAGTTCTGAGAGCAAGGGCGTGATGCATTGGTTCCACGGGCTTTCAGGAGATTCCTTGGTGGCAGGTAAGGCAGAGAAGAGTGCAGGGAGGCAACACAGACTACAAGGAGGTCACTAGTAGAAATCAGATACTCAGAAAGTAGGGTGATTCTGAGGGGAGGGCCTGCCAGGCGAAATCTGTGACTCCCATGCTCCTTCCTGAGTACAGGCTGACCAATGCCAAAACACAGAGGCATGTCGGGCATGGCTGTAATACAATGGCGGTGTTTTCACTCAAAAAGAAGGAACTGAAAGCAAAATGAATATTCCTACCTCAATGTGGTCACCTTGGGAAATCATACAATGTCGCTGGTGGGAAAGGACATGCTAAAGTAAGAAAACTACATTCCTTTTGTAGCTTTATGGCAGGTGAAAGGTGGACACAGATTCTTTGACCCTCCACCTAGAGAGAGGCAGGGTCTGTGTCTCCCCCTGTTAAATAAGGACAGGCTCAATGACTGCTTGGACTAGTAGAATATGGCGGTGGTGATACTATGCCAGTTACCAGGCCCAGATCTAGCATTTTCCACTTCCCGCCTCTCGGAACACTcactctgggggaagccagccaCCAGTGAAGACACATCCCTAAGCTTAGCCCAGCATACATCTAGGAAACCCAAGCTAGGAGACTCCACATGGAATGAGAGATACCCAGCCAGCCCCAAGCTGTTCCGGCCGTCCCAGCCATCCCAGCCCAGGCACCAAACGTGAAGCGCGAAGAAGTCATTCTGGATGTCCAGCCTGTTGCACTTTCCAATGACTCCATCCCCAGCCAACATCTGACTGCAACCCTGTGGAAGACCAGACAGGAGAACCAGTCTAGCCCAGTCAGTCCATGGTGAGTGATAATGATAGATTGTTGTTCTAAACCACGACGTTATTTTTTGTTGGCTTTGGTTTGAGATATGTATAGAtgtgtataaatacatttatctacctatttatgtatttgttttacattttagattcaggggtgcATGTTCAGGTTTGTCACAGGGGCATATTGCACGATGCTGAGTAAACTCCTACATTTTAAGGCGATTTGTTACATCAGAGGATCACTGGAACAGGTTCTAATGGAAATGCTAAATAAGTTCCCAGAATCATCAGTAACATATACAACTATCTTGGACCcataataattagaaagaaaaattaagcaaaaaagaaaaagtcctaaAAATGCTTCCAACAATTGCAACATTTTCAGACAGTACTCTAGCATCCCAGAGGGATTCTACAAAAAGCAACATTCCCTTACATGTATAAATTGTGGCTTTTAAACAGTGCTTGCTTTATTTTGTATTCACATGAGACCAAGGCCATGGATTTTATATACAGTAATACATCAAACCTACGTAGACAGAATATACTTTAACCAAGCCAGAACCACGGATGCCAAGAAGCAAACGTAGAAGAATTAATACCCACAGTTAACTTACTATATATACAGGTTTGTGGTTAGCATTTGTTCTGGATTATTTTATTTGGTCTTTCCAGCATCGAATTAGATAGGAAATACTGCCATATCCATTTTCTAGATGAGGGAACTGAGTCCCAGAgcaattaagtaacttgcccaggacCACAGAGCTAGCAAGCAGCAGATATTACATGCAAATCCATCTGCTTCATCCTATGGCTCACACCTCTCACACTCAGTTCTAATTCCATCTGATCATACCAACCAAGgctacattttctaaatttacaCTCCTCAAACTATCTGTGGTGAAGGATAATTTTTTATCCAAACTGTCACtgtgtgatattttaatatttccatttctgaATGTCTTGGCATTGTCCAATTGCTATAAAAGTTTCTATATGCCGGCTCTCAAGTTCTGTAAACATCTTACCAGGAACTGGTAATGAACAGTTGTGGATGTGCATAGTCTGGGCCCACACTTTGAGGAGCACCTTCCACATGATCTGTCTAACCTGTCCACCCAGGGACAGTGCTTTGAGCTGTAATGCTCAACATAAAGGTCTAGAAGCCGTTTCTAATATTTCAAGACTTCTGTAAGAAATTGCAAAATTATCCTTAATAACAGTTATTCTGTTGCATCCCACCGGGTGCACTGCAGTATAATTCTGACACTTGCTACTGGGAGTCAGTGCAGACCCCATGGGTTAAGGGCTCAGGCCTCCAGGAGACTGCCCTCATTTCACATGCCAGCTATGTGGATTTGCATGTAGTATCTGCTGCTTGCTAGCTCTGTGGTTCTGGGCAAGTTACTCACAAGTTACTCAAAGCCACTCACACTTTTACCTGTTCAACTACCAATCCCCAGACTCTAGGACACACTTCAGGTTGGATAATCTGCTAACATGACTAACAGAAGTCAGCAAAGTACTATATTTACAGCTATGGTTTTATTGTAAAGGATGCACACAGGGTGAGATCTGGGGTGAATGCAGTTCCACGTTCTTTCCCTGTGAAATCTGGGTGTATCACTCGCCCTGCACATCAGTGTGTTCATGAATCAGAAGCTCCAGTGAACCCCAGAATCTAGAGTTGTTATTAGGGTTCCATTagataggcatgattgattaaatcactggCCATGTGAGTGAACTTAATCTCCAGTGCCGCTCTTCTCCCTGGAGGTCTGGCAGCCCAAGGTTCAAAAAGCTCAAATCCTACAATAACcctgcaatttcttttttctccttttcccttcctccctttcttcctccctccctctcttcctttcttttcttttctttctttctttttttttttttttgacagagtctctctgtcacccaggctggagtgtgcagtggtacaatcttgttttactgcaacctccaccaactgggttcaagtgattctcctgcctcagcctcctgaaaccCTGCAATTTCATCTGGTTGACCTTTCTGGTGATCAGAACCCAAGGTGAAGCTATCTGGGAAAGCAAAGTAAGTTTCCTCATTAGCAAAATGAAAACAGTCCTATCACTAAGGAAATTCCACAGGTTTTAGAAGTTCCATGCTGGGAATACCAAGGCTACAGCAGCTGACTTAAAAGCTAGTCTTTTTGTTTCTAACTGGTAGTCATCATTTCCTGGTTTCCCTGCACTGAGCAACAGCTCTGGTGGGCAACTGAAAAACGAGATAGGTTTCTGATTTCagcaaatcagaaaatatttttgctccagaaaatatttttgctccagaaaatatttttaaaaaacagaggcaAAGATGAGATGTGTGCAGAGTGATGGGAagtgcaacaacaacaaaaaagcgtTGAGCTGCTGGGAGGAGCTCAAAACCTCTGGCCTAGAGGGCTTGGAGCTGAGAGCCAGTGCCCCCCACACCACAGAAGCTAATACGACCTTAGTTTGATGAGTCAAGAAGCTGCAGGAACTCTAGCTGAGAAAGTGAACTTGGGAAATTTCATGGCAGGATTCAAATGATCagatgtaaaattaaataattcaaatttaaaataattcaaacttaAAGCTATTGGAACTTGAAAATATCTTGAGCCTTGAGAGGAATGTGGCTATGCCGCCTGTGTCAGAcagctgcaacttctgccttttgGTTCCTGTAAATAATCAGAAAGACCAAGCAGCACCAGAGATGAGACCCTCTCAGATCATTACGCCTCCTCATGGAATAGTAAAGTATTCTTGCTTAAAATGGAACAATCTGTAACCAATCAAACAGCTGTGGCATATATACCTGGTCTCGTATGGAAAATGCTGTGATCCTGCTGGAacttctctgtctctgcctatATAATTGAAACTTTAACTTCTCCGTTTTGGAAACACTGACCCCATTCATCTGCAGCTGGTGCTTTCCCAGGTGGCCAGCCTCAAGCTTTGCACTCAAATAAACTCTGTacttaatcatattttctgaaGGTTGACACAGatgtaaactgaaaataaactCCTAAACCCCTCAACTGACCCGACAGACCCTTCGTGGCCAGacggaccccagagaaacctgaaaaactgaatttccaGTCATGACTGGAAGGGAAGTCAGACAGGCCTCCAGATACTCCCTCTCCCTTTGGAGTTTGGACACAACTGACCAggattaatattaaaatagacaTCATAAACCGACCAAACTCTTCGTGGtgataagataccaaattccaacctgactctggtatagcatcacatgacagatagcagaccccgaaggaaataaaaatattttaccccagaatatatttctttgacatattttgaaatggccaaGCAAAGCTGTCTTTGGTGGGGGAAATTTGCATTGGTAGAGAATCTCCATTAACGCAGCCTACCTTTCCCCTTCTAGGCCTTTCCTGGACCTAGGAGAGATTAAATATGAATGTGACACCTTTAAAGTCCCAAAAGAGACATGTACATCTATCCTCTCTGAAGGATATTCCCTATGAGGCGTCATCTCTataacaagaaccttggcttccacaaccCCTCTTAACTCAGGCATGTATTTCTACTGACTTCAAGTCTTGAGacaaagcttaactctttcaatCAACTGCCAATCAGTTggttgccaatcagaaaatctttgactGTACCCATGACCTATCAGGCCCCATTTCAAAATATCCCACCACTTTAGGCTGAACCAGTGCACACCTTTCATGTATTGATTAATGATTGTATCCACAATTCCTCTCTCCCTAAAGTGTGTAAAACCAAACTGTGACCCAGTTGCCTcaggcacatgttctcaggacttcCTAAGACTGTTCcctgggccatggtcactcacaGTGGCTCaggtttaaatattttacagggcttttttgtttttcattgcatCAACACAGACGTAGCCTCCATTATATGAAAACGCCTAGTTTCGAACCAGAAGGTGGGAAGCCTTGTCTGTCATGGGGAGATGACATacgagaaaggaag is a genomic window containing:
- the ST6GAL2 gene encoding beta-galactoside alpha-2,6-sialyltransferase 2, translated to MKPHLKQWRQGMLFGIFAWGLLFLLIFIYFTDSNPAEPVPSSLSFLETRRLLPVQGKQRAIMGAAHEPSPPGGLDARQGLSRAHPASSFHAGPGDPQKWAQSQHGFEHEEFFSSQVGRKSQSAFYPEDDDYFFAAGQPGWHSHTQGTLGFPSPREPGPRDGAFPAAQVQRRRVKKRHRRQRRSHVLEEGDDGDRLYSSMSRAFLYRLWKGNVSSKMLNPRLQKAMKDYLTANKHGVRFRGKRETGLSRAQLLCQLRSRAPVRTLDGTEAPFSALGWRRLVPAVPLSQLHPRGLRSCAVVMSAGSILNSSLGEEIDSHDAVLRFNSAPTRGYEKDVGNKTTVRIINSQILTNPSHHFIDSSLYKDVILVAWDPAPYSANLNLWYKKPDYNLFTPYIQHRQRNPNQPFYILHPKFIWQLWDIIQENTKEKIQPNPPSSGFIGILIMMSMCREVHVYEYIPSVRQTELCHYHELYYDAACTLGAYHPLLYEKLLVQRLNTGTQGDLHRKGKVVLPGFQTVHCPAPSPVIPHS